Proteins found in one Flavobacterium channae genomic segment:
- a CDS encoding 1-acyl-sn-glycerol-3-phosphate acyltransferase — MTKFDSIRPYYDSEVNEALKSLLHHPMMKAMMDFTFPELEDEVWKEQLSRTHSIRDFQVNFVYQSIQRVLERSSEGLSTSGFEKLEPNTSYLFISNHRDIILDTSLLNVSLFDYGLVMTASAIGDNLVQKDFLLKLSKLNRNFLVQRGLSPRELLQSSKLMSEYMYHLLSKENRSVWIAQREGRTKDGNDATHQGVLKMIAMASDEACCMNFFKKLKVVPVSISYEYDPTDALKMPQLIALSKDEVYIKEKNEDFITLLSGIIGQKKRIHIHIGDVLENEYEKIIAENDNNNKQIQALAQVIDDSILQSYKLWPTNFIAYDILYKTNQFQHLYNEKERQLFERRLEMRIDADNETMREGFLAMYANPVVNKLKYTNDIC; from the coding sequence ATGACAAAATTCGATTCTATTCGCCCGTATTATGATTCTGAAGTAAACGAAGCTTTAAAGTCTTTGTTACATCATCCTATGATGAAGGCTATGATGGATTTTACTTTTCCTGAATTAGAAGATGAAGTTTGGAAAGAGCAGTTGAGTAGAACCCATTCTATTCGCGATTTTCAAGTTAATTTTGTTTATCAATCAATACAAAGAGTTTTAGAAAGAAGCTCAGAAGGGCTTTCTACTTCTGGTTTTGAAAAATTAGAGCCTAATACATCATATCTATTTATTTCCAATCACCGCGATATTATCTTAGATACGTCGTTATTGAACGTTTCGTTGTTTGATTACGGTTTGGTTATGACAGCTTCGGCTATCGGAGATAACTTAGTTCAAAAAGATTTTCTTTTAAAATTATCAAAACTCAACCGAAACTTTTTAGTTCAACGTGGTTTATCGCCTAGAGAATTATTACAAAGTTCTAAGTTGATGTCGGAATACATGTATCATTTATTATCAAAGGAAAATCGTTCGGTTTGGATTGCACAAAGAGAAGGAAGAACGAAAGATGGTAATGATGCAACACATCAAGGTGTGTTGAAAATGATTGCTATGGCTTCTGATGAAGCTTGTTGCATGAACTTTTTTAAGAAATTAAAAGTTGTTCCTGTTTCAATTTCGTACGAATATGATCCAACAGATGCTTTAAAAATGCCTCAATTGATTGCGCTTTCTAAAGATGAAGTATATATTAAGGAGAAAAACGAAGATTTCATTACATTGTTAAGTGGAATCATCGGTCAAAAGAAACGTATTCATATTCATATTGGCGATGTTTTAGAAAACGAATACGAAAAAATCATAGCTGAAAACGATAATAATAACAAACAAATCCAAGCTTTGGCACAAGTAATAGACGATTCTATTTTGCAATCGTATAAATTATGGCCAACCAATTTTATAGCTTACGATATTTTGTATAAAACCAACCAGTTTCAACATTTGTACAACGAAAAAGAGCGTCAATTGTTTGAAAGAAGATTAGAAATGCGAATTGATGCTGATAATGAAACTATGAGAGAAGGTTTCTTGGCGATGTATGCTAATCCGGTTGTGAACAAACTAAAATACACTAATGACATCTGTTAA